Proteins encoded in a region of the Streptomyces sp. NBC_00310 genome:
- a CDS encoding type IV secretory system conjugative DNA transfer family protein, with protein sequence MSTRKQQHTTGDDLLPWIIPGAALLIGTLFLGAWLGGTLAAALTGAGWNPPPFALTTMKTLITQGPTAVWPTTSPGALTTGMGTVLGATLTLLVAPVVLIRRRGRRPSGLAGRRELSGLLPKGATTRARQLRPSLPKSGKLPPDDTGNLLGNLEPGGPELRSSYEDVELDLMAPRAGKSTGIAVPRVLRARGSVLLTSNKADVYSVTRAERERVGTVWTFDPQGIAHTARGLWWDMLADAATIEGARRLAGHFVGAVNDDASKRDFWISAAQNTLTALFHAANRGRRQVDEVLAWLADPADRTPVDLLRDAGMAALADQLQGTVQGAVETRDGIYETARQCVACLLDPAIAAWVSPDPELPQFLPERHVLAPDTLYLLSKDGGGSAAGVIAACADSVLRAGVVAAERTGGRLDPPMTAVLDEAANVCRISDLPDLYSHFGSRGINVVTLLQSYRQGTRVWGETGMDALWSAATIKLLGAGLDDADFVEKVSRLVGEHDVSTVSYSRGKDGRSRSTSYRLERILPADRIRALPKGTALLLATGVRPALVRLRPWYAEPGADRVALAAQAEVKAITARAAERIPR encoded by the coding sequence ATGAGCACACGCAAGCAACAGCACACCACCGGCGACGACCTACTGCCCTGGATCATCCCCGGCGCCGCCCTGCTCATCGGCACCCTCTTCCTCGGAGCCTGGCTCGGCGGCACCCTGGCCGCCGCCCTCACCGGCGCCGGCTGGAACCCCCCACCCTTCGCCCTGACCACGATGAAGACCCTCATCACGCAGGGCCCGACAGCCGTATGGCCGACGACGTCACCCGGCGCGCTCACCACCGGCATGGGCACGGTCCTCGGCGCCACCCTCACCCTGCTCGTCGCCCCCGTCGTCCTCATCCGCCGCCGCGGCAGAAGGCCCAGCGGTCTCGCCGGCCGCCGCGAACTCTCCGGCCTCCTCCCGAAGGGCGCCACCACCAGGGCCCGCCAACTCCGCCCCTCCCTGCCGAAGTCGGGCAAGCTCCCCCCGGACGACACGGGCAACCTCCTCGGCAACCTGGAACCCGGCGGCCCCGAACTCCGCAGCAGCTACGAGGACGTGGAGCTGGACCTGATGGCACCGAGGGCCGGCAAGTCCACCGGCATCGCCGTCCCGCGGGTCCTGCGCGCCCGCGGCAGCGTGCTGCTGACGTCGAACAAGGCGGACGTGTACAGCGTGACCCGCGCGGAACGTGAACGCGTGGGCACGGTGTGGACGTTCGACCCGCAGGGCATCGCCCACACGGCGCGCGGCCTGTGGTGGGACATGCTGGCCGACGCCGCCACCATCGAGGGCGCCCGCCGCCTCGCCGGCCACTTCGTCGGCGCGGTCAACGACGACGCCTCCAAGCGGGACTTCTGGATCTCGGCCGCCCAGAACACCCTCACGGCCCTGTTCCACGCGGCCAACCGGGGCAGGCGACAGGTGGACGAGGTGCTGGCCTGGCTGGCGGACCCGGCCGACCGTACACCGGTCGACCTGCTCCGCGACGCGGGCATGGCGGCGCTCGCCGACCAGCTCCAGGGCACCGTCCAGGGCGCGGTGGAGACCCGGGACGGCATCTACGAGACGGCCCGCCAGTGCGTGGCGTGCCTGCTCGACCCGGCGATCGCGGCCTGGGTGAGCCCGGACCCGGAGCTGCCGCAGTTCCTGCCCGAGCGGCACGTCCTCGCGCCCGACACGCTCTATCTGCTCTCCAAGGACGGCGGCGGCTCGGCGGCCGGTGTCATCGCCGCGTGCGCGGACTCCGTCCTGCGCGCGGGGGTCGTGGCGGCGGAGCGGACGGGCGGTCGCCTGGACCCGCCGATGACGGCGGTGCTGGACGAGGCCGCCAACGTCTGCCGCATCTCCGACCTGCCCGACCTCTACTCCCACTTCGGTTCGCGCGGCATCAACGTCGTGACCCTGCTGCAGAGTTACCGCCAGGGCACACGGGTGTGGGGCGAGACCGGGATGGACGCACTGTGGAGCGCCGCCACCATCAAACTGCTCGGCGCGGGCCTCGACGACGCGGACTTCGTGGAGAAGGTCTCGCGGCTGGTGGGCGAGCACGACGTGTCGACGGTGAGCTACTCCCGCGGCAAGGACGGCCGTTCCCGCTCCACCTCGTACCGCCTCGAACGCATCCTCCCCGCCGACCGCATCCGCGCCCTCCCCAAGGGCACCGCCCTCCTCCTCGCCACCGGCGTGAGACCCGCCCTCGTCCGCCTGCGCCCCTGGTACGCCGAACCCGGCGCCGACCGCGTCGCCCTCGCCGCCCAGGCCGAGGTCAAGGCCATCACGGCCAGGGCCGCGGAAAGGATCCCCCGATGA
- a CDS encoding ATP/GTP-binding protein, protein MAPPRGWFGPGGGQVGHVDPPALWRATTVQACGLWPFAAGSGAPMTGVPLGQHLHTGATVCGDPISWFTRARYISNPSLFMLGMPGLGKSTLVNRMLIGMCATGITPLVLGDLKPDYADTVRALGGQVISIGRGVGGINVLDPGAMGEAALRIGGERGRILAAEAHGRVLNMVAALITIVRGRPMDDHEQSVLSACLHHLTERTKPGRPPLLPDLLKVLDEGPDRVRAVTLDRGDMARYQEAVDPLHRSLLGVLDGPLGDTFASETSTRINPASPAVCVDISRIGEADTQLTAAAMLAAWSDGLGTVAAAHALADAGLAPQRWFFTVLDELWRPLRAASGIVERIDALTRLNRSLGLGDAKITHTLKDAEALGSEADRAKARGFVERAGMVVCAGLPRTEMRELGEIVGLSEREIDLVSSWSSPPGWASAGGNEEPPGRGRFLIKVGGRPGIPIKVSITDTERDLHNTNTRWTPKPVLSKTGRP, encoded by the coding sequence ATGGCGCCCCCGCGTGGGTGGTTCGGCCCCGGCGGCGGCCAGGTCGGTCATGTCGACCCGCCCGCGCTGTGGCGGGCGACGACGGTCCAGGCGTGCGGCCTGTGGCCCTTCGCGGCGGGCTCCGGCGCCCCCATGACCGGGGTGCCGCTGGGCCAGCACCTGCACACGGGCGCCACGGTCTGCGGTGACCCCATCTCCTGGTTCACCCGCGCCCGTTACATCTCCAACCCGTCCCTCTTCATGTTGGGCATGCCGGGCCTCGGCAAGTCCACGCTGGTCAACCGGATGCTGATCGGCATGTGCGCGACCGGTATCACCCCGCTGGTCCTCGGCGACCTGAAGCCGGACTACGCCGACACCGTACGGGCGCTCGGCGGCCAGGTGATCTCCATCGGGCGCGGGGTGGGCGGCATCAACGTCCTCGACCCCGGGGCGATGGGCGAGGCGGCACTCCGGATCGGCGGCGAACGGGGCCGGATCCTGGCGGCGGAGGCGCACGGCCGTGTCCTGAACATGGTCGCGGCGCTGATCACGATCGTCCGGGGCCGCCCGATGGACGACCACGAGCAGTCGGTCCTCTCTGCCTGCCTGCACCACCTCACGGAACGGACGAAGCCGGGGCGGCCGCCGCTGCTGCCCGACCTGCTGAAGGTGCTGGACGAGGGTCCGGACCGGGTCCGCGCGGTCACCCTTGACCGGGGCGACATGGCGCGCTACCAGGAGGCGGTGGACCCGCTCCACCGCTCGCTCCTCGGCGTCCTGGACGGCCCGCTCGGCGACACCTTCGCCTCCGAGACCTCCACCCGTATCAACCCGGCCTCGCCCGCCGTCTGCGTCGACATCTCCCGCATCGGCGAGGCGGACACGCAGCTCACGGCGGCGGCGATGCTGGCGGCATGGTCGGACGGCCTCGGCACGGTCGCGGCGGCCCACGCCCTCGCGGACGCGGGCCTGGCGCCGCAGCGCTGGTTCTTCACGGTCCTCGACGAACTCTGGCGCCCCCTGCGCGCCGCCTCCGGCATCGTCGAACGCATCGACGCCCTCACCCGCCTCAACCGCTCCCTCGGTCTCGGCGACGCGAAGATCACGCACACGTTGAAGGACGCGGAGGCGCTGGGCAGCGAGGCCGACCGGGCGAAGGCGCGCGGCTTCGTCGAGCGGGCGGGGATGGTGGTGTGCGCGGGCCTCCCCCGTACGGAGATGAGGGAACTCGGCGAGATCGTCGGACTGTCGGAACGCGAGATCGACCTGGTGTCGTCGTGGTCGTCGCCGCCGGGCTGGGCGAGCGCGGGGGGCAACGAGGAGCCGCCGGGGCGTGGGCGCTTCCTGATCAAGGTGGGTGGACGGCCCGGCATCCCGATCAAGGTGTCGATCACGGACACGGAGAGGGACCTGCACAACACGAACACGAGGTGGACCCCGAAGCCGGTCCTTTCCAAGACGGGGCGCCCATGA
- a CDS encoding SCO6880 family protein, producing MSTDALTRPTYGNWRRPRRPGLGPLGLLGTVVAFGGLLVALLASLVSLLAAILVLIPLGLFLAPLALRTVDGRNIYQVVAVRIGWLRRKANGSTTYVSGPLSRRPGGRYHPPGLLARTKMYEGRDAYNRAFGVIHHPGRNLCTVVLACEPDGGSLVDPEQVDIWVASWGDWLARLSHEPGLRGAQVVVETAPDTGTRLAAEVLPRISPDAPAAARAVMEEVVARYPSASSEMHTYIALTYGPTGGPKRDVQDVITDLSMRLPGLLSGLVAAGGGAAYPLSAERLAEIVRVAYDPAVGPDVLSTRAEHSATGLDWSDAGPAAAVESVQAYKHDSGVSRTWMLTLAPRGTVRSSVLRGLLEPATGTRRKRVSLVYRPIDPATSARIVEADRRTAHFMAGSKRGLVQARASSEMQAAEQTAAEEAAGAGLVEFSLMVTVTVDSEEQLPDAAITVRNLQASSRILMRPADRMQASAFTCTLPVGLLPWEHTLVPYQIREAL from the coding sequence ATGTCCACCGACGCCCTCACGCGTCCCACCTACGGAAACTGGCGCAGACCCCGCCGCCCGGGCCTCGGCCCGCTGGGCCTCCTCGGCACCGTCGTGGCCTTCGGCGGACTCCTGGTCGCACTCCTCGCCTCGCTGGTCTCACTGCTGGCCGCGATCCTCGTCCTCATCCCCCTCGGCCTCTTCCTCGCCCCGCTCGCGCTGCGCACGGTGGACGGCCGCAACATCTACCAGGTGGTCGCGGTGCGTATCGGTTGGCTCAGGCGCAAGGCGAACGGCTCGACCACGTACGTCTCCGGCCCGCTCTCCAGGCGTCCCGGCGGCCGCTACCACCCGCCGGGCCTGCTGGCCCGCACCAAGATGTACGAGGGCCGCGACGCCTACAACCGCGCCTTCGGGGTGATCCACCACCCCGGCCGCAACCTCTGCACGGTGGTGCTGGCCTGCGAGCCGGACGGCGGTTCGCTGGTCGACCCCGAGCAGGTCGACATCTGGGTGGCGTCCTGGGGCGACTGGCTCGCCCGGCTCTCGCACGAGCCGGGCCTGCGCGGCGCCCAGGTCGTCGTGGAGACCGCGCCGGACACCGGGACGCGGCTGGCCGCCGAGGTCCTGCCGCGCATCTCGCCGGACGCCCCGGCGGCGGCCCGCGCGGTCATGGAGGAGGTCGTCGCGCGCTACCCCTCCGCCTCCTCCGAGATGCACACCTACATCGCCCTCACCTACGGCCCCACCGGTGGCCCCAAGCGGGACGTCCAGGACGTCATCACCGACCTGTCCATGCGGCTGCCCGGCCTGCTGTCGGGCCTGGTCGCGGCCGGCGGCGGCGCCGCGTACCCGCTCTCCGCCGAGCGGCTCGCGGAGATCGTGCGCGTGGCGTACGACCCGGCCGTCGGCCCCGATGTCCTGAGCACGCGGGCCGAGCACTCCGCCACCGGCCTCGACTGGTCGGACGCGGGCCCGGCCGCCGCCGTCGAGTCGGTCCAGGCGTACAAGCACGACTCGGGCGTGTCGCGGACGTGGATGCTGACGCTGGCGCCGCGCGGCACGGTCCGGTCGAGCGTGCTGCGGGGCCTGCTGGAGCCCGCGACGGGCACCCGCCGCAAGCGGGTCTCGCTGGTCTACCGCCCGATCGACCCGGCGACCTCCGCCCGGATCGTGGAGGCCGACCGGCGGACCGCGCACTTCATGGCGGGCTCCAAGCGGGGGCTGGTCCAGGCGCGGGCCAGTTCCGAGATGCAGGCGGCCGAGCAGACGGCGGCCGAGGAGGCGGCGGGCGCCGGGCTCGTGGAGTTCTCGCTGATGGTGACGGTCACCGTGGACAGCGAGGAGCAGCTGCCGGACGCGGCGATCACCGTACGCAACCTCCAGGCGTCGTCCCGCATCCTGATGCGCCCCGCCGACCGCATGCAGGCCTCCGCGTTCACCTGCACCCTCCCTGTCGGCCTGCTGCCGTGGGAGCACACCCTCGTCCCGTACCAGATCAGGGAGGCGCTGTGA
- a CDS encoding DUF6668 family protein, whose amino-acid sequence MQPGTGQAAAGPEIWVRGPVAEPEARPQDPPPLAAASARRFSWVATHGGAGTTTLATVFGGHDAGRNWPQPEHGDPASVLLVGRTHAAGLDAVSHTLDIFRRGDAPPGLDLDAIVLVADAPGRLPRQLVQRVKVIGSVIDVYRVPWVPAWRTGDLTGPPPRESAALARLTGRTP is encoded by the coding sequence ATGCAGCCGGGCACGGGACAGGCGGCGGCCGGGCCGGAGATCTGGGTGCGGGGGCCGGTGGCGGAACCGGAGGCACGGCCGCAGGACCCGCCACCCCTGGCGGCCGCGAGCGCACGGCGGTTCTCCTGGGTCGCCACGCACGGCGGCGCCGGGACGACCACCCTCGCGACGGTCTTCGGCGGCCATGACGCGGGCCGCAACTGGCCGCAACCCGAACACGGCGATCCGGCGTCGGTGCTCCTGGTGGGGCGCACGCACGCCGCCGGGCTCGACGCGGTCTCGCACACCCTGGACATCTTCCGGCGGGGCGACGCGCCGCCGGGGCTCGACCTCGACGCGATCGTGCTGGTCGCGGACGCGCCCGGCCGGCTGCCCCGGCAGCTCGTGCAGCGCGTGAAGGTGATCGGTTCCGTCATAGACGTCTACCGCGTGCCCTGGGTGCCCGCCTGGCGCACCGGCGATCTCACCGGACCGCCGCCGCGGGAGAGCGCGGCGCTGGCCCGTCTGACCGGGAGGACCCCATGA
- a CDS encoding peptidoglycan DD-metalloendopeptidase family protein, with translation MSNGGGSVTTWVVGGCVAAVMMPVVMMVAVSGGGEADAEEQGVGGGLKTGQVPAEYVPWVLKAGAMCDVIKPAVIAAQIEAESGWNPNAKSPVGAEGLSQFMPGTWPSWGKDDDGNGRVSPYDPGDAIMAQGRYDCALAKQVQGYKDRGEATGETLDLALAAYNAGPGAVHQYGGIPPYTETRNYVARIKSLIAKYESVDDPPGKLPDGKEMAMPLSGNPPVTSPYGWRMHPILGVRKLHTGTDFGVAEGKPVLAARDGEVTFAGWTNGYGNRVVISHGTINGDRVSTTYNHMLRGLSVQAGDKVKVGQRVGLVGSTGYSTGAHLHFEVMQNDKYVNPAPWLGL, from the coding sequence ATGTCCAACGGGGGAGGGTCCGTCACGACCTGGGTCGTCGGCGGCTGCGTGGCGGCCGTGATGATGCCGGTGGTCATGATGGTCGCGGTGAGCGGGGGCGGCGAGGCCGACGCCGAGGAACAGGGCGTCGGCGGCGGCCTCAAGACCGGTCAGGTGCCGGCGGAGTACGTGCCCTGGGTGCTCAAGGCGGGCGCCATGTGCGACGTCATCAAGCCGGCCGTGATCGCCGCGCAGATCGAGGCCGAGTCGGGCTGGAACCCGAACGCCAAGTCCCCTGTCGGTGCCGAGGGGTTGAGCCAGTTCATGCCCGGCACCTGGCCGAGCTGGGGCAAGGACGACGACGGCAACGGACGCGTCTCCCCGTACGACCCCGGTGACGCGATCATGGCCCAGGGCCGCTACGACTGCGCCCTCGCCAAGCAGGTCCAGGGTTACAAGGACCGGGGCGAGGCGACGGGCGAGACGCTCGACCTGGCGCTCGCCGCGTACAACGCGGGCCCCGGCGCCGTGCACCAGTACGGCGGTATCCCGCCCTACACCGAGACCCGGAACTACGTCGCCCGCATCAAGTCGCTCATCGCCAAGTACGAGTCGGTGGACGACCCGCCGGGCAAGCTCCCGGACGGCAAGGAGATGGCGATGCCGCTCTCCGGCAACCCGCCCGTGACCTCCCCGTACGGCTGGCGCATGCACCCCATACTCGGGGTCCGCAAACTGCACACCGGCACCGACTTCGGCGTGGCCGAGGGCAAGCCGGTCCTCGCCGCCCGCGACGGCGAAGTCACCTTCGCGGGCTGGACCAACGGCTACGGCAACCGCGTCGTCATCTCCCACGGAACCATCAACGGCGACCGCGTCTCCACGACCTACAACCACATGCTGCGCGGCCTCAGCGTCCAGGCCGGCGACAAGGTGAAGGTCGGTCAACGCGTCGGCCTGGTCGGCTCGACGGGCTACTCGACGGGCGCGCACCTCCACTTCGAGGTGATGCAGAACGACAAGTACGTGAATCCGGCGCCCTGGTTGGGGCTGTAG
- a CDS encoding M28 family metallopeptidase produces the protein MKLSVPATGRTAVAAVAVATLFTTGSIAGAAPAPDVTVAAAPDLPVANVKAHLTQFQSIAAANGGNRAHGRAGYLASLNYVKGKLDAAGFVTTTQSFTSGGRTGYNLIADWPGGDTNQVVMAGSHLDSVTSGAGINDNGSGSAAVLEAALTVSRTNYQPTKHLRFAWWGAEELGLVGSRYYVNNLSTANRARISGYLNFDMIGSPNPGYFVYDDDAVIEQTFKDYFTGIGVATEIETEGDGRSDHAPFKSAGVPVGGLFTGASRAKTAAQVAKWGGTSGQAFDRCYHSSCDTTSNINDTALDRNGDALAYAVWELSE, from the coding sequence ATGAAGCTCTCCGTTCCAGCCACGGGACGCACCGCCGTCGCCGCCGTCGCGGTGGCCACGCTGTTCACCACCGGGTCCATAGCCGGGGCGGCACCCGCCCCGGACGTGACGGTCGCCGCCGCGCCCGACCTCCCCGTGGCCAACGTCAAGGCCCACCTGACCCAGTTCCAGTCCATCGCCGCCGCCAACGGCGGCAACAGAGCGCACGGCCGCGCCGGCTACCTCGCTTCGCTGAACTACGTGAAGGGCAAGCTCGACGCGGCGGGCTTCGTCACCACCACGCAGTCCTTCACCTCCGGCGGCCGCACCGGCTACAACCTGATCGCGGACTGGCCAGGCGGCGACACGAATCAGGTTGTCATGGCCGGTTCACATCTGGACAGTGTCACCTCGGGTGCCGGCATCAACGACAACGGCTCGGGTTCCGCCGCCGTACTGGAGGCCGCGCTGACCGTGTCCCGCACGAACTACCAGCCCACGAAGCACCTGCGGTTCGCCTGGTGGGGCGCGGAGGAGCTGGGCCTCGTCGGCTCCCGCTACTACGTCAACAACCTGTCCACCGCGAACCGGGCCCGCATCAGCGGCTATCTCAACTTCGACATGATCGGCTCGCCGAACCCCGGGTACTTCGTCTACGACGACGACGCCGTCATCGAGCAGACCTTCAAGGACTACTTCACCGGGATCGGTGTCGCGACCGAGATCGAGACCGAGGGCGACGGCCGCTCCGACCACGCGCCCTTCAAGAGCGCCGGCGTTCCCGTCGGCGGCCTCTTCACGGGGGCGAGCCGTGCGAAGACCGCCGCGCAGGTCGCCAAGTGGGGCGGCACGTCCGGCCAGGCCTTCGACCGGTGCTACCACTCCTCCTGCGACACCACGTCCAACATCAACGACACGGCGCTCGACCGAAACGGGGACGCGCTGGCGTACGCGGTGTGGGAGCTGTCGGAGTAG
- the rarD gene encoding EamA family transporter RarD has product MAAQPRGEHRIGLLNGFAAYGMWGLVPLFWPLLKPSGAVEILAHRMVWSLAVVGVALLVLRRWSWAGELLRQPRRLALITVAAATITVNWGVYIWAVNTHQVVEASLGYFINPLVTIAIGVLLLKERLRPVQWTAVGVGFAAVLVLTIGYGRPPWISLCLAFSFATYGLVKKKVNLGGVESLAAETAIQFLPALGYLLWLGSRGDATFGPEGTGHALLLAATGLVTALPLVCFGAAAIRVPLSTLGLLQYLAPVFQFLLGVFYFGEAMPPERWAGFALVWLALSLLTWDALRTARVARRRLAELEDSEGRDEQDERDERDEREGPSAATEASGVPTPLAK; this is encoded by the coding sequence GTGGCTGCGCAGCCGAGGGGCGAACACCGGATAGGCCTGTTGAACGGCTTCGCCGCGTACGGGATGTGGGGGCTCGTCCCGCTCTTCTGGCCCCTGCTGAAGCCGTCCGGCGCGGTGGAGATCCTCGCCCACCGCATGGTCTGGTCCCTCGCGGTCGTCGGTGTCGCGCTGCTGGTGCTGCGGCGCTGGTCCTGGGCCGGTGAGCTGCTGCGACAGCCACGCAGGCTCGCTCTGATCACGGTCGCGGCGGCGACGATCACCGTCAACTGGGGCGTGTACATCTGGGCCGTGAACACCCACCAGGTGGTCGAGGCCTCCCTCGGGTACTTCATCAACCCGCTGGTCACCATCGCCATCGGCGTCCTGCTGCTGAAGGAACGGCTGCGGCCCGTCCAGTGGACGGCGGTCGGCGTCGGCTTCGCGGCCGTCCTCGTCCTCACGATCGGCTACGGGCGGCCGCCGTGGATCTCCCTCTGCCTCGCCTTCTCCTTCGCCACGTACGGGCTGGTGAAGAAGAAGGTCAACCTGGGCGGTGTCGAGTCGCTCGCCGCGGAGACCGCGATCCAGTTCCTGCCCGCGCTGGGATATCTGCTGTGGCTGGGGTCGCGAGGGGACGCCACCTTCGGTCCGGAGGGGACGGGACACGCCCTGCTTCTCGCCGCGACCGGACTGGTGACCGCCCTGCCGCTGGTCTGCTTCGGGGCGGCCGCGATCCGGGTGCCGCTGTCCACGCTGGGGCTGCTGCAGTACCTGGCGCCGGTGTTCCAGTTCCTGCTGGGGGTCTTCTACTTCGGCGAGGCCATGCCGCCCGAGCGCTGGGCCGGCTTCGCGCTGGTGTGGCTGGCGCTGTCGCTGCTGACGTGGGACGCACTGCGGACGGCACGGGTGGCGCGGAGGCGGCTGGCGGAGTTGGAGGACTCGGAGGGACGGGACGAGCAGGACGAGCGGGACGAGCGGGACGAGCGGGAGGGGCCGTCGGCGGCCACCGAGGCCTCCGGTGTGCCCACCCCCCTGGCCAAATAG
- a CDS encoding SDR family oxidoreductase — MSIVVTGATGHLGKIVVEGLLEKVPAEQITAVVRSEEKAAGFAARGVKIAVADYNTPETFDGLFAAGDKVLLVSGSELDKNRVAQHQVVIDAAKAAGVALLAYTSAPGSLTAALANDHRGTEEALLASGLPSTLLRNGWYNENYTEQLAPVLEYSAVTHAAGEGRVSSAARADYAAAAVAVLTGEGHENQTYELGGDTAWSFAEYAAELSKQTGKEIANNPVPVEALTGILTGAGLPEPLAATLAGVDASIEKGELVVSSGDLSRLIGRPTTPIADSIAVALKA, encoded by the coding sequence ATGAGCATCGTCGTCACCGGAGCGACCGGACACCTCGGCAAGATCGTCGTCGAGGGTCTGCTGGAGAAGGTCCCGGCCGAGCAGATCACGGCCGTCGTCCGCAGCGAGGAGAAGGCCGCCGGGTTCGCGGCGCGCGGCGTGAAGATCGCCGTGGCCGACTACAACACCCCCGAGACCTTCGACGGCCTCTTCGCCGCCGGCGACAAGGTGCTGCTGGTCTCCGGCAGCGAACTCGACAAGAACCGCGTCGCCCAGCACCAGGTCGTGATCGACGCCGCCAAGGCGGCCGGGGTCGCGCTCCTCGCGTACACCAGCGCGCCGGGCAGCCTGACGGCCGCGCTCGCCAACGACCACCGGGGCACCGAGGAGGCGCTGCTCGCCTCCGGTCTGCCGTCCACCCTGCTGCGCAACGGCTGGTACAACGAGAACTACACCGAGCAGCTCGCGCCGGTGCTGGAGTACAGCGCCGTCACCCACGCCGCCGGCGAGGGCCGGGTCTCCTCCGCGGCCCGCGCGGACTACGCGGCAGCCGCGGTCGCCGTGCTGACCGGCGAGGGCCACGAGAACCAGACGTACGAGCTCGGCGGCGACACCGCCTGGAGCTTCGCCGAGTACGCGGCCGAGCTGAGCAAGCAGACCGGCAAGGAGATAGCGAACAACCCCGTCCCGGTCGAGGCCCTCACCGGCATCCTGACCGGCGCCGGGCTCCCCGAGCCGCTGGCCGCGACCCTCGCGGGCGTGGACGCGTCCATCGAGAAGGGTGAGCTGGTCGTCTCCTCCGGTGACCTCTCCCGCCTCATCGGCCGCCCGACCACGCCGATCGCGGACTCGATCGCGGTGGCACTGAAGGCGTGA
- a CDS encoding winged helix-turn-helix transcriptional regulator, producing MAVSKVSTQPATKHDKGHKDHKDDRDGEGVCPYRLVLEHVTSRWGVLVLIELLERPYRFSELRRAIGRVSEKMLTQTLQTLERDGLVHRDAKPVIPPRVDYSLTDLGREAAEQVRALAGWTKDRMDDVQQARQAYDEARA from the coding sequence ATGGCCGTAAGTAAGGTGTCGACACAGCCCGCGACCAAGCACGACAAGGGACACAAGGATCACAAGGACGACAGGGACGGCGAGGGAGTCTGTCCCTACCGCCTCGTCCTGGAGCATGTCACCAGCCGTTGGGGTGTCCTCGTCCTGATCGAGCTGCTGGAGCGGCCGTACCGCTTCAGTGAGCTGCGCCGGGCCATCGGCCGCGTCAGCGAGAAGATGCTCACCCAGACCCTCCAGACCCTGGAGCGCGACGGCCTCGTCCACCGGGACGCCAAGCCCGTCATCCCGCCCCGCGTCGACTACTCCCTCACCGACCTCGGCCGCGAGGCCGCCGAACAGGTGCGTGCCCTGGCGGGCTGGACCAAGGACCGCATGGACGACGTGCAGCAGGCCCGGCAGGCGTACGACGAGGCCCGGGCCTGA
- a CDS encoding 2-oxoacid:ferredoxin oxidoreductase subunit beta, with amino-acid sequence MAERSTEGAGTGGTIEALSLVPKATARQSMKDFKSDQEVRWCPGCGDYAILAAVQGFMPELGLAKENIVFVSGIGCSSRFPYYMDTYGMHSIHGRAPAIATGLATSRRDLSVWVVTGDGDALSIGGNHLIHALRRNVNLKILLFNNRIYGLTKGQYSPTSEVGKVTKSTPMGSLDAPFNPVSLAIGAEASFVARTVDSDRRHLTEVLRQAAAHPGTALVEIYQNCNIFNDGAFEVLKDRQQAEEAVIRLEHGRQIRFGPAGTRGVVRDEVTGDLKVVTVTEENESRILVHDAHAQSPTTAFALSRLADPDTLHHTPIGVLRSVERPVYDTQMADQLDSAIEQFGKGDLSALLAGGDTWTVVG; translated from the coding sequence ATGGCTGAGAGGTCCACGGAAGGCGCGGGTACGGGAGGCACGATCGAGGCGCTTTCCCTCGTGCCCAAGGCCACGGCCCGGCAGTCCATGAAGGACTTCAAGTCCGACCAGGAGGTGCGCTGGTGCCCCGGCTGCGGTGACTACGCGATCCTCGCCGCCGTCCAGGGCTTCATGCCCGAGCTGGGGCTGGCCAAGGAGAACATCGTCTTCGTCTCGGGCATCGGCTGCTCGTCCCGCTTCCCGTACTACATGGACACGTACGGGATGCACTCGATCCACGGGCGGGCGCCGGCGATCGCGACCGGGCTCGCCACCTCGCGGCGTGACCTGTCCGTGTGGGTGGTGACCGGTGACGGCGACGCGCTGTCCATCGGCGGCAACCATCTGATCCACGCGCTGCGCCGCAATGTGAACCTGAAGATCCTGCTCTTCAACAACCGCATCTACGGCCTGACGAAGGGCCAGTACAGCCCGACGTCGGAGGTCGGGAAGGTCACCAAGTCGACACCGATGGGGTCGCTGGACGCGCCCTTCAATCCGGTGTCGCTGGCGATCGGGGCGGAGGCGTCGTTCGTGGCGCGGACCGTCGACTCCGACCGCAGGCATCTGACGGAGGTACTGCGGCAGGCCGCCGCCCACCCGGGGACGGCACTCGTCGAGATCTACCAGAACTGCAACATCTTCAACGACGGCGCCTTCGAGGTCCTCAAGGACCGGCAGCAGGCGGAGGAGGCCGTCATCCGGCTGGAGCACGGCAGGCAGATCCGGTTCGGGCCGGCCGGCACGCGGGGGGTCGTACGGGACGAGGTGACCGGTGATCTGAAGGTGGTCACCGTGACCGAGGAGAACGAGTCGCGGATCCTGGTCCACGACGCGCACGCGCAGTCCCCGACCACGGCTTTCGCGCTCTCCCGGCTCGCCGACCCGGACACCCTCCACCACACCCCGATCGGCGTCCTGCGATCCGTCGAACGGCCCGTCTACGACACCCAGATGGCCGACCAACTCGACTCCGCCATCGAGCAGTTCGGCAAGGGAGACCTGTCGGCGCTGCTGGCGGGCGGGGACACGTGGACCGTCGTCGGGTGA